A part of Oryctolagus cuniculus chromosome 4, mOryCun1.1, whole genome shotgun sequence genomic DNA contains:
- the TRIM59 gene encoding tripartite motif-containing protein 59, with amino-acid sequence MHNFEDELTCPICYSIFEDPRVLPCSHTFCKNCLENVLQASGNFYIWRPLRIPLKCPNCRSIIEIAPTGIESLPVNFALMAIIEKYQQEDHPDIVTCPEHYRQPLNVYCLLDKKLVCGHCLTIGQHHGHPIDDLQSAYLKEKDTPQKLLKQLTDTYWTELTHVIEKLEEQKSLSEKMVQGDKEVVLQYFNELSDTIEQKKKTFLTALCDVGNLINQEYTPQIERLKEIREQQLELVALTTSLQEESPLKFLEQVDDIRQRVQLLKQRPLPDVQPVEVYPRVSQILKEDWNRTEIGQINKVLIPEMKISSKKMLCSWPEKDEKEVELIKLLNIAIVTLISMILIVILFFNQHIITFLSEVSSVCFSEVSLSVYQSLSKNFHDLETVLSHTLYLLKEFIWKLVTH; translated from the coding sequence ATGCACAATTTTGAGGACGAGTTGACGTGTCCCATTTGTTACAGTATTTTTGAAGATCCTCGGGTACTACCATGCTCTCACacattttgtaaaaattgtttgGAAAATGTTCTTCAGGCATCTGGTAACTTTTATATATGGAGACCTTTACGAATTCCACTCAAGTGTCCTAATTGCAGAAGTATTATTGAAATTGCTCCTACTGGTATTGAATCTTTACCTGTTAATTTTGCATTAATGGCCATTATTGAAAAGTACCAGCAAGAAGACCATCCAGATATTGTCACCTGCCCTGAACATTATAGGCAACCATTAAATGTTTATTGTCTACTAGATAAAAAATTAGTTTGTGGTCATTGCCTTACTATAGGTCAACATCATGGTCATCCCATTGATGACCTTCAAAGTGCCTATCTGAAAGAAAAGGACACACCTCAGAAACTGCTTAAACAGTTAACTGACACATACTGGACAGAGCTCACTCATGTTATTGAAAAGCTGGAAGAACAAAAATCTCTTTCTGAGAAAATGGTCCAAGGTGATAAGGAAGTTGTTCTCCAGTATTTTAATGAACTTAGTGATAcaatagaacagaaaaaaaaaactttcctaacTGCTCTCTGTGATGTTGGCAATCTGATTAATCAAGAATATACTCCACAAATTGAAAGACTGAAAGAAATAAGAGAGCAACAGCTTGAACTGGTGGCACTGACAACATCTTTACAAGAAGAGTCTCCACTTAAATTTCTTGAGCAAGTTGATGATATCCGCCAACGTGTGCAGCTCTTAAAACAAAGACCACTCCCTGACGTCCAACCTGTTGAGGTCTATCCTCGAGTAAGCCAAATACTGAAGGAAGATTGGAACAGGACAGAAATTGGACAAATTAATAAAGTTCTAATTCCTGAAATGAAGATTTCTTCAAAAAAGATGTTATGTTCTTGGCCtgaaaaggatgaaaaagaaGTTGAacttataaaacttttaaacattGCTATAGTTACGCTAATTTCTATGATATTGATAGTCATACTCTTTTTCAACCAACACATAATAACTTTTTTAAGTGAAGTTTCTTCAGTATGTTTTTCTGAAGTCTCTCTATCAGTTTACCAAAGTTTATCTAAGAATTTTCATGATTTAGAGACTGTACTGTCTCACACTTTATACTTGTTGAAGGAATTTATCTGGAAACTAGTTACTCATTGA